A genomic stretch from Desulfotignum balticum DSM 7044 includes:
- a CDS encoding AlbA family DNA-binding domain-containing protein codes for MIHRKTTPEELALILEEGEGYTLEFKQNVNADLAKELVAFANASGGRIFIGVDDNNQITGCQFSNALFSKIETMAAACDPPVTIFIEKMPDQNIIVIHVPEGANRPHRCTKGFYLRNGASSQKMSTADITAFIQSEGKVRFDQQLRMDLNWKEVLDPSRLEHFLSLIGIAQKTDTANLLRNLGAGDEKEGRFYLNQTGMLFFAKNPALRQPYVNVICALFKGTTKAYILDRKELSGNILENVEDALLFLKKHLQLRWEITKDSPRRQEILELPEVALREAVVNAVCHRDYLEQGAQVMVEIFDDRVEIHNPGGLPRGLPEKDFGKRSVCRNPNIAALLLRCDYIEKMGTGIERIYAALKNENCPPVKIEYTTLFSLVFSRPSYITSRGTQKSREKTREKPREKPREKPREKPREKTREIILELMRKTPDITTARLAELTGLTPKGIEWQIAQLKKNGLIERVGPDKGGHWKVTDN; via the coding sequence ATGATCCACCGAAAAACAACACCCGAAGAACTGGCCTTGATCCTTGAGGAAGGAGAAGGCTACACCCTGGAGTTCAAGCAGAATGTGAACGCTGATTTGGCAAAAGAACTGGTCGCTTTTGCCAATGCATCGGGCGGCCGGATTTTTATCGGTGTGGATGACAATAACCAGATTACCGGCTGCCAATTTTCCAATGCCCTTTTTTCCAAAATCGAAACCATGGCCGCTGCCTGTGATCCGCCGGTGACCATCTTTATTGAAAAAATGCCGGATCAAAATATCATTGTGATCCATGTGCCCGAAGGGGCCAACCGTCCCCACCGCTGTACCAAGGGATTTTATCTGAGAAACGGTGCCAGTTCCCAGAAAATGAGCACCGCCGACATCACCGCCTTTATCCAGTCCGAAGGAAAGGTCCGGTTTGATCAGCAGCTCAGGATGGACCTGAATTGGAAAGAGGTGCTTGATCCATCCCGCCTGGAACACTTTTTATCTCTCATCGGCATTGCCCAGAAAACGGATACTGCAAACCTGCTGCGCAATCTTGGGGCAGGTGATGAAAAAGAGGGCCGCTTTTACCTGAACCAGACCGGGATGCTTTTTTTCGCAAAAAATCCGGCATTGCGGCAGCCCTATGTCAATGTCATATGCGCCCTGTTCAAAGGCACGACCAAAGCCTATATCCTGGACCGCAAGGAACTTTCCGGCAATATTCTTGAAAATGTGGAAGATGCCCTGCTGTTTTTAAAAAAGCACCTCCAGCTTCGCTGGGAAATCACAAAAGACAGCCCCCGCCGTCAAGAAATCCTGGAGCTGCCGGAAGTGGCCCTGCGGGAAGCCGTGGTCAATGCTGTCTGCCACCGGGATTATCTTGAGCAGGGCGCCCAGGTGATGGTGGAAATTTTTGACGACCGGGTGGAGATCCATAATCCCGGCGGTCTGCCCAGGGGATTGCCGGAAAAGGATTTCGGCAAACGCAGCGTCTGCCGCAACCCCAATATCGCAGCACTGCTGTTGCGGTGCGACTATATCGAGAAAATGGGCACCGGCATCGAGCGGATCTATGCGGCCCTGAAAAATGAAAACTGCCCGCCGGTCAAAATCGAATATACCACCTTGTTTTCCCTTGTCTTTTCACGGCCAAGCTATATAACCTCCCGGGGAACACAAAAATCCAGGGAGAAAACCCGGGAGAAACCTAGGGAGAAACCCAGGGAGAAACCCAGGGAGAAACCCAGGGAGAAAACCCGGGAGATCATCCTTGAGCTGATGCGCAAAACCCCGGACATTACCACGGCCCGGCTGGCTGAGTTGACCGGGCTGACACCCAAGGGAATCGAATGGCAGATTGCACAGCTTAAAAAAAACGGCCTGATTGAGCGGGTCGGCCCGGATAAGGGCGGCCACTGGAAGGTGACAGACAATTAA
- a CDS encoding DEAD/DEAH box helicase family protein: MKTEKDTRAELIDNQLQKAGWNVNDPTQVVQEYDILVDLPDGVVEAQTPYQGHQFSDYVLLGKNGKPLAVVEAKKTSRDAAIGREQAKQYCYHIQKRTCGFLPFCFYTNGLETYFWDLGNYPPRKVIGFPTLDDLERLNYIRQNRKPLTRELINTDIAGRDYQIRAIRSVLEGIEKNKRTFLLVMATGTGKTRTSIALADALMRAGHAERILFLVDRIALREQALNAFNEHLPDEPRWPNMGEKLMRMDRRIYVSTYPSMLNIIRDENQYVSPYFFDFIFIDESHRSIYNTYGEILDYFKTMNLGMTATPMDMIDHNTFSLFDCEDGLPTFAYTFEEAVTNTPPYLSNFLVMKIQTRFQADGISKRTIALSDQKKLLLDGVDIEEINFEGTQLEKKVINRGTNTLIVKEFMEECLKDQNGVLPGKTIFFCSSKAHARRVEEVFDALFPQYNGELAKVMVSDDPRVYGKGGLLDQFTNQDMPRVAISVDMLDTGIDIREIVNLCFAKPVYSYTKFWQMIGRGTRLLEPAKPKPWCLEKQAFLIMDCWDNFEYFKLIPEGKKLDPGLPLPVRLFGIRLDKIETALHLAKEDITQKEIENLRRQIDQLPKSSVVIKEAAVLLNRLAEENFWTHLDRDKREFLRTQIKPLFRTLSDTDFKAMRFEKDVLEVSIARLLKDKRRFDALRSSVITQIGELPLSVHIVKREQDLIEKSQKEHFWTDLSDAALDLLVEKLSPLMKFREKDNPFSPIQLDLKDKVKQKEFVEFGPRHEAVSITRYREMVEAKILALMEDNPVLLKIKENRVVSETDIQTLAKTLTDAHPHITEDLLKKVYQHPKAGFIQFIRHILGVEPLASFPRTVANAFDQFITSHTDLNSRQLEFLRLLKEFILEREKVEKKDLIQSPFTVIHPQGIRGVFSPAVINEILALTEELAA, from the coding sequence ATGAAAACAGAAAAAGACACCAGAGCGGAGCTGATTGACAATCAGCTGCAAAAAGCGGGATGGAATGTCAATGATCCAACCCAGGTGGTGCAGGAATACGATATTCTTGTCGATCTTCCAGATGGTGTTGTCGAGGCGCAGACGCCTTACCAGGGCCATCAGTTCAGCGACTATGTCCTTTTGGGGAAAAATGGCAAACCCCTGGCTGTGGTGGAGGCGAAAAAAACGAGCAGGGATGCAGCGATCGGCAGGGAGCAGGCAAAGCAGTACTGCTACCATATCCAGAAACGGACCTGCGGATTTTTGCCTTTCTGTTTTTATACCAACGGATTGGAAACCTATTTCTGGGATCTGGGAAACTATCCGCCGCGCAAGGTCATTGGATTCCCCACCCTGGACGACCTGGAGCGGCTGAACTATATCCGGCAGAATCGCAAACCGCTCACCCGTGAACTGATCAACACCGATATTGCCGGGCGCGACTACCAGATCAGGGCCATCCGTTCCGTTCTCGAAGGGATTGAGAAAAACAAACGCACTTTTCTGCTGGTCATGGCCACCGGAACCGGAAAGACCCGTACCAGCATTGCCCTGGCAGATGCCCTGATGCGGGCCGGCCATGCAGAGAGAATCCTTTTTCTGGTGGATCGCATCGCCTTGCGGGAACAGGCATTGAACGCCTTTAACGAGCATCTGCCGGACGAACCCAGATGGCCGAATATGGGTGAAAAGCTGATGCGTATGGATCGCCGGATTTATGTTTCCACATATCCCAGCATGCTCAACATCATCCGGGATGAGAACCAGTATGTGTCCCCTTATTTTTTTGATTTTATCTTTATTGATGAAAGCCATCGCTCCATTTACAACACCTATGGCGAGATTTTGGATTATTTCAAAACCATGAATCTGGGGATGACGGCAACCCCCATGGACATGATCGATCATAATACCTTTTCCCTGTTCGATTGTGAGGATGGTCTGCCCACATTTGCCTATACCTTTGAGGAAGCCGTCACCAATACGCCGCCGTACCTGAGCAATTTCCTGGTGATGAAAATTCAGACAAGATTTCAGGCAGACGGCATCAGTAAACGGACCATCGCTCTTTCGGATCAGAAAAAACTGCTGCTGGACGGGGTGGATATCGAAGAGATCAATTTTGAAGGCACCCAGCTTGAGAAAAAAGTGATCAACCGGGGAACCAACACCCTGATTGTGAAAGAATTCATGGAGGAATGCCTTAAGGATCAAAACGGGGTGCTGCCCGGCAAGACCATTTTCTTTTGTTCTTCCAAGGCTCATGCCAGACGCGTGGAAGAGGTGTTTGATGCTCTTTTTCCGCAGTATAACGGCGAGTTGGCCAAAGTCATGGTGTCTGATGATCCCAGGGTTTATGGAAAAGGAGGGCTTTTAGACCAGTTCACCAACCAGGATATGCCCCGGGTTGCCATCAGTGTGGATATGCTGGATACCGGCATTGATATCCGGGAAATCGTCAATCTCTGTTTTGCAAAACCCGTGTATTCCTACACCAAGTTCTGGCAGATGATCGGCCGGGGCACGCGCCTTCTGGAACCAGCCAAACCCAAACCCTGGTGTCTTGAAAAACAGGCCTTTTTGATCATGGACTGCTGGGATAATTTTGAATACTTCAAGCTGATACCGGAAGGGAAAAAACTGGATCCAGGCCTGCCACTCCCGGTAAGGCTGTTCGGTATCAGACTGGATAAAATTGAAACCGCCCTGCATCTTGCCAAAGAAGACATTACCCAAAAAGAAATTGAAAACCTTCGTCGGCAAATTGATCAGCTGCCTAAATCGTCGGTGGTCATCAAAGAGGCGGCGGTCCTGTTGAATCGTCTGGCAGAGGAAAATTTCTGGACTCACCTGGACCGGGACAAGCGTGAATTTTTGCGCACTCAGATCAAACCGTTGTTTAGAACCCTTTCAGATACAGATTTCAAGGCCATGCGGTTCGAAAAAGATGTGCTGGAGGTCTCCATTGCACGGCTTTTAAAAGACAAAAGGCGCTTTGATGCCTTAAGATCCAGTGTCATTACCCAGATCGGTGAACTGCCTTTGTCCGTCCATATTGTAAAACGGGAACAGGACCTGATCGAAAAATCCCAGAAAGAACATTTCTGGACAGATCTGTCTGATGCCGCGTTGGATCTCCTTGTGGAAAAGCTCAGCCCTTTAATGAAATTCAGGGAAAAAGACAATCCGTTTTCACCCATTCAACTGGACCTCAAGGACAAGGTAAAGCAAAAAGAGTTTGTTGAATTCGGTCCCCGGCACGAAGCCGTCAGCATCACCCGGTACAGGGAGATGGTGGAGGCCAAAATCCTGGCGCTTATGGAAGACAACCCGGTGCTGTTGAAAATCAAGGAAAACAGGGTGGTGTCAGAAACCGATATCCAGACCCTGGCAAAAACCTTGACGGATGCCCATCCTCACATCACCGAAGATCTGCTGAAAAAAGTGTATCAGCATCCAAAAGCCGGATTTATCCAGTTCATCCGCCATATTCTGGGGGTTGAGCCCCTGGCATCTTTTCCCCGAACCGTTGCAAACGCCTTTGATCAGTTCATCACCTCGCATACAGACCTGAACTCCAGACAGCTGGAGTTTTTGCGGCTGCTCAAAGAATTTATCCTTGAACGGGAAAAAGTGGAGAAAAAAGACCTGATTCAGTCCCCGTTTACCGTGATTCATCCCCAGGGCATCCGGGGAGTCTTCAGCCCGGCCGTTATCAATGAGATCCTGGCATTGACCGAGGAACTGGCCGCATGA
- the nadE gene encoding NAD(+) synthase — MQTRKVIDHIVNWLDTYLKDSGLAGFCIGVSGGIDSAVTSTLCAKTGHPVMLLNMPIHQDPGQLSRASVHNAWLKKNYPSVTPKDLDLTPVFAGIQTHFPRDIQDGLTMANTRSRLRMLTLYAFAGHHRLLVAGTGNKVEDFGVGFYTKYGDGGVDISPIADLMKSEVYALGRNLGISEEILTSPPTDGLWGDNRTDESQIGAGYDELEWAMTYTALTQKEKKDQILNDRQQQVLALFEKLHTANRHKMDPIPVCRIPDYLRR, encoded by the coding sequence ATGCAGACCCGAAAAGTGATCGATCACATTGTGAACTGGCTGGACACCTATCTGAAAGACTCAGGCCTTGCCGGATTCTGCATCGGCGTGTCCGGCGGCATTGACTCGGCCGTCACCTCCACCTTGTGCGCCAAAACCGGGCATCCGGTCATGCTCCTGAACATGCCCATCCACCAGGATCCGGGCCAGTTGTCCCGGGCATCGGTCCACAACGCCTGGCTGAAAAAAAACTATCCCAGCGTCACTCCGAAAGACCTGGACCTGACCCCGGTGTTTGCCGGCATCCAGACCCATTTTCCACGGGATATCCAGGACGGGTTGACCATGGCCAATACCCGGTCCCGGCTTCGCATGCTGACCCTGTACGCGTTTGCCGGGCATCACCGGCTCCTGGTGGCCGGCACGGGCAACAAGGTGGAAGATTTCGGGGTGGGATTCTACACCAAATACGGGGACGGCGGCGTGGACATCTCGCCCATCGCGGATCTGATGAAATCAGAAGTCTATGCCCTGGGCCGGAACTTAGGGATTTCGGAGGAGATATTGACGTCACCGCCCACGGACGGCCTGTGGGGAGATAACCGCACCGACGAAAGCCAGATCGGGGCCGGGTATGATGAGCTGGAATGGGCCATGACCTATACGGCTTTGACCCAAAAAGAAAAAAAAGACCAGATTCTCAATGACCGCCAGCAACAGGTGCTGGCCCTTTTTGAAAAACTGCATACCGCCAACCGGCATAAGATGGATCCCATCCCGGTGTGCCGGATTCCAGATTACCTGAGACGGTGA
- a CDS encoding ATP-binding protein — MPKVIDVAIKEIPNIESDRSVIDALELMQKNNKPALFLFDNGSFKGPISHINLAGYPSTRLLLDCPLDSFEFIDADQSITSIGEIIHNSANKNIVVRDFSGMPAGLIINSALLSILCDNGKKKCSSLFSSFCELKTQQQNMVNGSQHPAEKMALLEKMATIGQLSAGVIHDANNLLNVIMGNADLLRCEFSNESTNQKAQERIENILSYVSKCAHMLSTLNSLSKRSDRSEKTDVHKVLTNSLELVTPLLKAPNISVETRLAADESNIVCNKIIFSNILINLLLNACDAMGDDGHILITTSNADIKETYTNEFGFSIAPGFYLAISISDTGCGIPENYISKLFDPYFTTKNHGTGLGLTNVHHTIISMNGLVDVESKPGSGTTFKLLIPACTGDIN, encoded by the coding sequence ATGCCAAAGGTCATAGATGTTGCGATAAAAGAAATACCTAATATCGAAAGCGACAGGTCTGTCATAGATGCCCTTGAATTGATGCAAAAGAATAACAAACCGGCCTTGTTCCTTTTTGATAACGGGTCATTTAAGGGGCCAATTTCTCACATTAACCTTGCAGGGTATCCTTCGACACGCCTTCTCCTTGATTGTCCGCTGGATTCCTTTGAATTCATCGATGCTGACCAATCCATCACCTCAATAGGAGAAATCATCCACAATTCAGCCAATAAAAATATTGTTGTCAGGGACTTTTCAGGGATGCCGGCCGGACTCATTATTAATTCAGCGCTTCTTTCCATATTATGTGATAATGGCAAAAAAAAGTGTTCTTCTCTGTTCAGCAGTTTTTGCGAACTGAAAACACAACAGCAAAACATGGTGAACGGATCACAGCATCCGGCAGAAAAAATGGCATTACTAGAAAAAATGGCAACAATCGGCCAGCTCTCAGCCGGTGTTATTCATGATGCCAACAATCTTCTGAATGTGATAATGGGAAATGCAGATCTTCTGCGCTGTGAATTTTCGAACGAATCAACAAATCAGAAGGCACAAGAACGCATTGAAAATATTCTATCTTATGTTTCAAAATGTGCACATATGCTGTCAACTCTCAATTCTTTGTCCAAGCGTTCAGACCGTTCAGAAAAAACAGATGTTCATAAGGTACTCACCAACTCGCTTGAGCTTGTTACCCCTTTATTAAAAGCACCAAACATATCTGTAGAGACACGTTTGGCTGCAGATGAATCAAACATTGTCTGTAATAAAATCATATTTTCAAATATTCTTATCAACCTGCTCCTTAATGCGTGTGATGCAATGGGCGACGATGGTCATATTCTTATTACAACATCTAATGCTGATATCAAAGAGACATACACCAATGAGTTTGGATTTTCCATAGCCCCTGGATTTTATCTCGCAATTTCAATCTCAGATACGGGCTGTGGCATACCAGAAAACTACATATCAAAGCTGTTTGATCCGTATTTTACAACCAAAAACCATGGCACCGGCTTAGGGCTTACAAATGTGCATCACACAATAATTTCGATGAACGGGCTTGTTGATGTTGAGAGCAAACCAGGTTCTGGAACTACCTTCAAGCTGCTTATCCCTGCCTGTACCGGCGATATCAATTAA
- a CDS encoding sigma-54 interaction domain-containing protein produces the protein MNRFTHQNARQFLFGLDNANFLSVFDEYCDGVLITNADGIIVYYNKAMSRIDELEPEDVILNQVTDVYDLDDETSLIMQCLITRQPIIDKSNYYRTRMGKFANTIHNVHPIFNQNQLVGCICFVRDFHVLTETLSIMRLPETQHRMHPYEITFDSIIGQDPAFKDALNAARMAANTPSPVMLYGETGTGKELFARAIHNHSPRHEKKYTPVNCAAIPENLLEGILFGTSKGAFTGAINKAGLFERTSQGTIFLDEINSMPVGLQSKILRIVQDGKVRRVGALKEIKFDLKIISSVNQDPHTSIADGSLRSDLFYRLGVVFIHIVPLRDRLSDLPLLVDHFIDKHNKALGRQVRGAEDAVMEMFYQYHWPGNVRELEHVIEGAMNIMGPDNRIRIKYLQPHFAQGHSHYRTAGHRASRWMAHSSKSGDTGETGSSDLLFNKNEHEKKLVWQALMQFRGNVTRSAKKLGISRQLLYYKMKKYHLSRDQFR, from the coding sequence ATGAACCGATTTACCCATCAAAACGCCCGTCAGTTTTTATTCGGCCTGGATAACGCCAATTTTTTAAGTGTATTTGATGAATATTGCGACGGGGTGCTCATTACCAATGCGGACGGGATTATCGTTTATTACAACAAAGCCATGTCCCGCATCGATGAACTGGAACCCGAAGATGTGATTTTGAATCAGGTCACGGATGTCTATGATCTGGATGATGAGACCAGTCTGATCATGCAGTGCCTCATCACCCGGCAGCCCATCATTGATAAATCCAATTATTACCGGACCCGCATGGGCAAGTTCGCCAACACCATCCACAATGTGCACCCCATATTCAACCAAAACCAGCTGGTGGGGTGCATCTGTTTTGTCAGAGACTTTCATGTGCTCACCGAAACCCTGTCCATCATGCGCCTGCCGGAAACCCAGCACCGGATGCACCCGTATGAAATTACTTTTGATTCCATCATCGGCCAGGACCCGGCGTTCAAAGATGCCCTGAATGCGGCCCGCATGGCTGCCAACACCCCGTCACCGGTCATGCTCTACGGTGAGACCGGCACGGGCAAGGAGCTGTTTGCCCGGGCCATTCATAACCACAGTCCCCGGCATGAAAAAAAATATACCCCGGTCAACTGCGCTGCCATTCCTGAAAACCTGCTGGAAGGCATTTTGTTCGGTACTTCCAAAGGGGCGTTTACCGGGGCGATTAACAAAGCCGGATTGTTCGAGCGGACCAGTCAGGGGACGATTTTCCTGGATGAAATCAACTCCATGCCCGTGGGGCTTCAGAGCAAAATTCTGCGGATCGTACAGGATGGAAAGGTTCGACGGGTGGGGGCACTCAAAGAGATCAAATTTGATCTGAAAATCATCTCTTCCGTGAACCAGGATCCCCATACCTCCATTGCCGACGGCAGCCTCCGGTCGGATCTGTTCTACCGGCTGGGGGTGGTGTTCATCCATATTGTGCCCCTGCGGGACCGGCTGTCTGATCTGCCGCTGCTGGTGGATCATTTCATCGACAAACACAACAAAGCTTTGGGCCGTCAGGTGCGGGGCGCGGAAGATGCGGTCATGGAGATGTTTTACCAGTACCACTGGCCCGGCAATGTCCGGGAACTGGAACATGTCATTGAAGGGGCCATGAACATCATGGGACCGGACAACCGGATCCGGATCAAATATCTTCAGCCTCATTTTGCCCAGGGTCACAGCCATTATCGAACTGCCGGGCACCGGGCATCCCGGTGGATGGCGCATTCATCCAAAAGCGGTGACACCGGCGAAACCGGGTCGTCCGATCTGCTGTTCAACAAAAATGAGCATGAGAAAAAACTGGTGTGGCAGGCCTTGATGCAGTTTCGGGGCAATGTGACCCGGTCTGCAAAAAAACTGGGGATTTCCCGGCAGCTGCTGTACTATAAAATGAAAAAATACCACCTGTCCCGGGACCAGTTCAGATAG
- a CDS encoding electron transfer flavoprotein subunit alpha/FixB family protein produces the protein MKQAGIIIEAEHGRVKETSLGVITLAGRTAESLAALVMDGITHEITDQLAEYGIHTIVDLALSDTPEIRLNPAVRAAAVLHAARKMNLDRILGLSSPEGKDLLPRVAALLDAPLVMDCVDVDLNTGVAETSQYSGKVMAQIQLTGETLIFGVRPNAVPPEPRPVQAKTVALSGSEAVPENITLLSWDDGDSEGRPSLVEADIIIAGGRGLKNKDNFSLIVDCAEKLNAAPGASRVAVDEGWVPYALQVGQTGEKVSPQVYIACGISGSIQHFAGMKTAKMIIAVNKDENAAIMANCDYQVPGDLFDILPEIMKQL, from the coding sequence ATGAAACAGGCAGGTATTATCATTGAAGCGGAACATGGCCGGGTCAAGGAAACCAGTCTCGGTGTGATCACACTGGCGGGCAGAACGGCTGAGTCCCTGGCGGCACTGGTGATGGACGGCATCACCCATGAGATCACGGATCAGCTGGCTGAATACGGGATCCACACCATCGTTGACCTGGCCCTGTCCGACACGCCGGAGATCCGGCTGAATCCGGCGGTCCGGGCAGCGGCGGTGTTACATGCGGCCCGGAAAATGAACCTGGACCGGATTCTGGGATTATCATCGCCGGAAGGAAAAGACTTGCTGCCCCGGGTGGCGGCCCTGCTGGATGCTCCCCTGGTCATGGATTGCGTGGATGTGGACCTGAATACGGGTGTGGCGGAAACCTCCCAGTATTCCGGCAAGGTGATGGCACAGATTCAGCTGACCGGAGAGACATTGATTTTCGGGGTCCGGCCCAATGCGGTTCCACCCGAACCCAGGCCTGTGCAGGCTAAAACTGTTGCTCTAAGCGGGAGTGAGGCAGTGCCTGAAAACATCACCCTGCTTTCCTGGGATGACGGAGATTCAGAGGGCCGGCCAAGCCTGGTCGAGGCGGATATCATCATTGCCGGGGGCCGGGGATTGAAAAACAAGGACAATTTTTCATTGATCGTTGATTGTGCGGAAAAGTTGAATGCCGCACCCGGGGCCTCCCGGGTGGCTGTGGATGAAGGCTGGGTGCCTTACGCCCTCCAGGTGGGTCAGACCGGAGAAAAAGTCAGCCCCCAGGTATATATCGCCTGCGGGATTTCCGGCTCCATCCAGCATTTTGCCGGCATGAAAACCGCTAAAATGATCATTGCCGTGAACAAGGATGAAAATGCCGCGATCATGGCCAATTGCGATTATCAGGTCCCAGGCGATCTGTTTGACATTCTGCCGGAAATCATGAAACAATTATAA
- a CDS encoding electron transfer flavoprotein subunit beta/FixA family protein: MQIYVCVKHVPDSAANIHIVDNLKIDESVPFLLNPYDEHAVTESVALKNQVPGSEIIAVCLGRKDAESTVRSALAMGADRGLLVETEKMCDSMTTARALHAAIVRDGQADIILTGKESIDSEGMQTQFRIGALFGFPVVTNAVSLDIKNGKATVTCELAGGRTRTFDLTLPCVIGAGRGLNTPIYPTFPDVVKSRKKSIETLTLPELNVPAAPGSTKIVAMTPLVQKRNPQKITGSPSAQAAEIIRILRQEAKVLS, encoded by the coding sequence ATGCAAATTTATGTATGCGTGAAACACGTACCGGATTCTGCAGCCAACATTCACATTGTGGATAACCTGAAAATTGACGAATCCGTGCCGTTTTTGCTCAACCCGTATGATGAACATGCCGTGACCGAATCAGTGGCGTTAAAAAATCAGGTGCCGGGCAGTGAGATCATTGCCGTGTGCCTGGGCAGAAAAGATGCGGAGAGTACCGTGCGGTCCGCCCTGGCCATGGGTGCGGACAGAGGCCTGCTGGTGGAAACCGAAAAGATGTGTGACAGCATGACCACGGCCCGGGCTCTGCACGCCGCCATTGTCAGGGACGGGCAGGCGGATATCATTCTCACGGGCAAGGAATCCATTGACAGTGAAGGCATGCAGACCCAGTTCCGCATCGGGGCTTTGTTCGGTTTTCCCGTGGTCACCAATGCGGTTTCCCTGGACATCAAAAATGGTAAAGCCACCGTGACCTGTGAGCTGGCCGGGGGGCGCACCCGGACATTTGATCTGACCCTGCCCTGTGTGATCGGGGCGGGCCGGGGATTGAACACGCCCATCTATCCGACTTTTCCGGATGTGGTTAAATCCCGGAAAAAATCGATTGAAACCCTTACACTGCCGGAACTGAATGTGCCTGCCGCACCGGGGTCTACGAAAATCGTTGCCATGACCCCGCTGGTGCAGAAACGGAACCCGCAGAAAATCACCGGATCTCCTTCGGCACAAGCCGCTGAAATCATCCGGATTTTAAGACAGGAAGCAAAGGTGTTGTCATGA
- a CDS encoding NAD(P)/FAD-dependent oxidoreductase gives MTKKYDAIIIGAGVIGTPIAYELCKMGYKTLNVDKVPDAGEGSTAGSCAIVRAHYSTEDGVALAYEGFKYWLDWENYLDNVKDEKGLAKYMNTGSILIKSDGHDWRKVQKHYDAVGVKYEEWDVDTVKKHVPPIDMHKFWPVRRPEDPKFYDEPTEMLEGAIFCPEGGYVNDPALSAHNIMRAAEAKGGEFMFNAEVVDIRSENGKVKGITLKDGTQIDADIVVNVGGPHSFKVNQMAEGVWEGCNIKTKALRHEVMYCPSPEGYDYLNDGYHMSDGDIGCYERPEVGNMFLIGSEDPECDPQEWVDPDEFYAGKGGKGRDNVLTDAQWKAQCYRLGKRIPSLKVPNQPKGVVDLYDVSDDWIPIYDKSDLPGFYMAVGTSGNQYKNAPVVGRMMAELIDACEKGLDHDKEPFQYEFKYTTRTLNVGFFSRKREINYDSSFSVNG, from the coding sequence ATGACCAAAAAATATGATGCCATCATCATCGGTGCCGGCGTAATCGGAACCCCCATTGCCTATGAACTGTGCAAAATGGGATACAAAACCCTGAATGTGGACAAGGTGCCGGATGCGGGTGAAGGCTCCACCGCCGGTTCCTGTGCCATTGTCCGGGCCCATTACTCCACGGAGGACGGGGTGGCCCTGGCCTATGAAGGGTTCAAGTACTGGCTGGACTGGGAAAATTACCTGGACAACGTCAAAGATGAAAAAGGCCTGGCCAAATACATGAACACCGGGTCCATCCTGATCAAATCCGACGGCCATGACTGGCGCAAGGTTCAGAAACACTATGATGCCGTGGGCGTGAAGTACGAAGAATGGGATGTGGACACCGTCAAAAAACATGTGCCCCCCATTGACATGCACAAGTTCTGGCCGGTGCGCCGTCCTGAAGATCCCAAGTTCTATGATGAGCCCACTGAAATGCTGGAAGGCGCTATTTTCTGCCCGGAAGGCGGGTATGTGAACGATCCGGCCCTGTCCGCCCATAACATCATGCGGGCCGCCGAAGCCAAGGGCGGCGAGTTCATGTTTAACGCCGAAGTGGTGGATATCCGGAGCGAAAACGGCAAGGTCAAAGGCATCACCCTGAAAGACGGCACCCAGATCGATGCAGACATCGTGGTGAACGTGGGCGGTCCCCATTCCTTTAAAGTCAACCAGATGGCCGAAGGCGTGTGGGAAGGCTGCAACATCAAGACCAAAGCCCTGCGCCACGAAGTCATGTACTGCCCGTCCCCGGAAGGATATGACTATCTTAACGACGGATACCACATGTCTGACGGTGATATCGGCTGCTATGAAAGACCGGAAGTGGGCAACATGTTCCTCATCGGTTCCGAGGATCCGGAATGTGATCCCCAGGAATGGGTGGATCCGGATGAATTCTATGCCGGCAAAGGCGGCAAAGGCCGGGACAACGTTCTGACCGACGCCCAGTGGAAAGCCCAGTGCTACCGCCTTGGCAAACGGATTCCCTCCCTCAAGGTGCCCAACCAGCCCAAAGGCGTGGTGGACCTGTATGACGTGTCCGACGACTGGATCCCCATTTATGACAAATCCGACCTGCCCGGTTTCTACATGGCCGTCGGTACTTCAGGCAACCAGTACAAGAACGCCCCCGTGGTGGGACGCATGATGGCGGAACTCATCGATGCCTGTGAAAAAGGCCTGGATCATGACAAAGAACCGTTCCAGTATGAATTCAAATATACCACACGGACTCTGAACGTGGGCTTTTTCTCCAGAAAACGGGAAATCAACTATGATTCCAGTTTCTCTGTAAACGGATAA